From the genome of Mucilaginibacter paludis DSM 18603:
ATCAGGCGGTTACCGCTTTTGCCCAGCAGCTGGCCGCCCCCAGTAAAGGAGCAAGTTCTCCAAGCTTAGTAACACGGATTGGAATATTAATACCCTGCTTTTTTAAATTATTAGTAAGGTGAGGTAAAAACCTGGCATATGCCTTTGATATATTTCCTCCCAAAACAATCATTTCGGGATTTTCCCTTTCGATAAAGGCCTTTAGAAAAACCGACACATTATCACCAAACTTTCTGAAAACGGCCCTCGCCACGGCCGAAGTTGCGGCAATACCGTCGAGCGCCTTTACATCAATCACATTGATATCGGTTTTTTCAAAATAGTATTTCAAAAACCACCTGGTTGATATGTAATCTTCGGCAATACCATCAAACAGGGGCGAGTTCCACAAGCCTGCATCCGCAACTACGCCATCCTGGCAAGTAGCGGTACCCAGGCCTGTACCAAAAGTTAACCCAATTACATTACGCTGATTAACGGCGACACCGGCAAATATCTCTCCTTGTAAAAAACTGGCAGCATCGTTCATAAACAAAATATTTTCTTCGGGAATGTTCAACTTCTGCGCCAGTAATTTTTTAATGTTTAACCCATAAAGCGAGTCGTACTTTTTGTTCCCCCCTATGTAGGATATGCCAGCCTCATAGTCAAAAGGGCCCGGCACGGCAATACCGATTTTTTTTTCTGAAACATTCACGGTGTTAAAAACCTTATTAATGATCACCGTCCAGGAGTCGAGAATTTCTTCCGCGGTACCAAATGAATTAACGAGCGTTCTAAAATAGGTCTGTTTTAAAACCTGTTGGGTGTTCATATCTACCAAACCGGCTGTAATATGCGATCCGCCAATGTCTATTCCTAAAACCAATTCTTGTAACTCATTCATAAATGCTTCAATTTTTTGTAATTATAGTCTGTTTTGCGGCATCGATAAATAATCAATATCACTATTTTTCATAACCGAAGTATACGTTGCAAACAGAAAACAGGTTATGCAGTCGGCAAATTTATATCTTTATTAGTGCTGCTCTGCACCTATTAAAGAATGAATTTACACTTTTAAATTTATAAGGCTAAGTAATTTTTTAAACAATTGATGAAACTTGTTACAAATGGAATAACTGCGCTGCAAGAATAACTAAACCTGAACGAACCCTTCAGTTAAGCAAATTTAGCAGAGCATCTTTAAAAGCAGTTTTTTGCTATTTAAAAAACGGTGGATAACAAAATAAGGGAGCAGGATTCGTAAAATTACTTGATGATATTAAACCTCAATTACTTTTTTTGTAGCTTTAAGCATGAAAAACCTGCGTCAAATCCTGTTTGTTATAACTGTACTTTGTTGTTTTCATTTTCAAGTTATCGCCCAAAACAACAATACCGCCAACGACTTAATTAAGCAGGGAGTAGATTTGCATAACCAGGGGAAATATGCCGACGCTATTGCTCAATTTAACGAGGTGTTAAAAACGGAACCTCAAAACGGATATGCCAATTACGAAATGGCTTTCTCGCTTTACGCATTAAAAAAAACAAAAGATGCCATTCCGCATTTAGAAAAAGCGGTTCAATCTAACAATGCATCGTTAAACGTTGCGGCCTATTGCCTTTTGGCCAATATTTACGACGAAGATAACCAACATCAAAAAGCTATTGACACCTACAAAACAGGCATTAAAATTAACCCAGACTACCCTCAGATTTATTTCAATTTAGGAATTGCCTACTTCAGGAACCAACAGTATGCCGAAGCGGAAAGCAGCGCTATAGAGGCTATTAAGCACAACCCTAAAAATGCCAGCAGCCAGCGCCTGTATGCCCTGGTTACTTTTCACCAAAATAAAAGAGCAAATGCATTGTTGGGCTTTTGCAGCTTTTTATTGTTAGAGCCTACCGGTCCGCGCGCGGCAGAGGCCTACGGTAATATTCAGCATATTATACAAGGGGGAGTATTGAAAGATAATAATGGCAAAACAACCATCGCGCTTTCGCCTAAAGATGATAAAGAAACAAGTACCCTTAATTTAGGAATCTCGATGGTGACGCTGTCCGGTCAATCAAAAAAGTTAACAGGCCTGGATTTGATGGAATATGAGTTAAAAAGTATGTTCAGTTTATCCGGCGAGTTATCTCAAAAGAAAACCAGCAAAAACTTTTTCGATCTGTTTTTTGCCGACTACTTTTATAAACTGGCACAAAGCCCATATATGCCAGCCCTAACCCATACTGTTGTATTAACCGATACCAAAATTGACAATGCCAAATGGGCCAGGGAAAACGCACAACAGATCAGCGGATTGGCCGAGTGGATCCAAAAAACAGAACGGAGTTTTTAAGCTATTTTAAGCTTTGCTTAAAATAGTAATTGTGCCTAACTATTACCGAATACCTGCTCATTTTTAAACGGATATTTCCCTAACAACTCATAGGCCTTACCACTCCCAATAAAATGTTGCAGAGTTTCCAAATG
Proteins encoded in this window:
- a CDS encoding ROK family protein, producing MNELQELVLGIDIGGSHITAGLVDMNTQQVLKQTYFRTLVNSFGTAEEILDSWTVIINKVFNTVNVSEKKIGIAVPGPFDYEAGISYIGGNKKYDSLYGLNIKKLLAQKLNIPEENILFMNDAASFLQGEIFAGVAVNQRNVIGLTFGTGLGTATCQDGVVADAGLWNSPLFDGIAEDYISTRWFLKYYFEKTDINVIDVKALDGIAATSAVARAVFRKFGDNVSVFLKAFIERENPEMIVLGGNISKAYARFLPHLTNNLKKQGINIPIRVTKLGELAPLLGAASCWAKAVTA
- a CDS encoding tetratricopeptide repeat protein, giving the protein MKNLRQILFVITVLCCFHFQVIAQNNNTANDLIKQGVDLHNQGKYADAIAQFNEVLKTEPQNGYANYEMAFSLYALKKTKDAIPHLEKAVQSNNASLNVAAYCLLANIYDEDNQHQKAIDTYKTGIKINPDYPQIYFNLGIAYFRNQQYAEAESSAIEAIKHNPKNASSQRLYALVTFHQNKRANALLGFCSFLLLEPTGPRAAEAYGNIQHIIQGGVLKDNNGKTTIALSPKDDKETSTLNLGISMVTLSGQSKKLTGLDLMEYELKSMFSLSGELSQKKTSKNFFDLFFADYFYKLAQSPYMPALTHTVVLTDTKIDNAKWARENAQQISGLAEWIQKTERSF